The following coding sequences are from one Nonlabens arenilitoris window:
- the rfbA gene encoding glucose-1-phosphate thymidylyltransferase RfbA, with amino-acid sequence MKGIVLAGGSGTRLHPLTLSVSKQLMPIYDKPMIYYPISTLMSAGIQEILIISTPQDQPLFKNLLGDGSQLGCRFEYAVQENPNGLAEAFIIGADFIGKDSVALILGDNIFYGTGLEKALQDSIDPDGGVIFAYHVNDPQRYGVVDFDENMRVTSIEEKPQDPRSNYAVPGIYFYDNEVVEIAKYIQPSHRGELEITDVNNVYLNRGRLKVNVLDQGTAWLDTGTFESLMQASQFVQVIEQRQGLKIGSIEEVAYRKRYIEKQQLKNLAEPLVKSGYGDYLMRLTEK; translated from the coding sequence ATGAAAGGAATAGTTCTAGCCGGTGGTAGTGGTACTAGACTGCATCCACTTACTTTAAGTGTGAGTAAGCAGTTAATGCCTATCTATGATAAGCCTATGATATATTATCCTATCTCAACTTTAATGAGTGCTGGAATACAAGAAATATTAATCATTTCTACGCCACAAGATCAACCACTTTTCAAAAATTTATTAGGCGATGGATCTCAATTGGGCTGTAGGTTTGAATATGCCGTTCAAGAAAACCCTAATGGTCTGGCAGAAGCGTTTATAATAGGTGCTGATTTCATAGGAAAAGATAGTGTAGCTTTAATTTTAGGAGATAATATTTTCTATGGAACAGGTCTTGAAAAAGCACTTCAAGACAGTATAGATCCTGACGGTGGAGTCATCTTTGCCTATCACGTAAATGATCCACAACGCTATGGTGTGGTAGACTTTGATGAAAATATGCGAGTAACCAGCATAGAAGAAAAACCTCAAGATCCTAGATCTAACTATGCTGTCCCTGGGATATATTTCTATGATAATGAGGTAGTAGAAATTGCAAAATATATACAACCATCACATCGTGGTGAATTAGAAATTACAGACGTCAATAACGTATACCTTAATCGAGGCAGACTTAAAGTAAATGTGCTCGATCAAGGAACTGCCTGGCTCGATACAGGTACTTTCGAATCCTTAATGCAAGCCAGTCAGTTTGTACAAGTAATCGAACAGCGTCAAGGCTTAAAAATAGGCTCCATAGAAGAAGTAGCTTATCGTAAACGATATATTGAGAAGCAACAACTCAAAAACCTCGCAGAACCACTTGTAAAAAGCGGTTATGGAGATTATTTGATGAGACTTACAGAGAAATGA
- the rfbD gene encoding dTDP-4-dehydrorhamnose reductase translates to MKKILITGANGMLATAIKNALSGCEVYAFSSQELDITCSQSLHKNIATILPDYIINCAAYTAVDLAETEEEKAFKINALAVEKMAQIAEQYRATLIHFSTDYVFDGNVSKPYAVDHPTRPVNIYGASKLAGEKAITQVNAKHYIFRISWLYAPYGKNFFNWIAETDLEELSIVNTQTGSPTSALDVADFMNHLIHNDPKNYGTYHFTNQGEMTWYAFAKAINQKLDLNKTINPVATFKTAAKRPTYSAMDCKKTEQVFNYLTPSISDGLDRVVARYKS, encoded by the coding sequence TTGAAAAAAATTCTCATTACAGGAGCAAACGGTATGTTAGCTACAGCGATCAAAAACGCTTTATCTGGTTGTGAAGTTTATGCATTTTCAAGTCAAGAATTAGACATCACCTGTTCACAAAGCTTACATAAAAATATAGCAACCATTCTGCCTGATTACATTATTAATTGCGCCGCTTACACAGCCGTAGATCTTGCAGAAACCGAAGAGGAAAAAGCCTTTAAAATAAATGCACTTGCAGTTGAGAAAATGGCTCAAATTGCTGAGCAATATCGCGCGACTTTGATACATTTTTCTACAGATTACGTTTTTGATGGAAATGTTTCTAAGCCATATGCGGTAGATCATCCTACTCGTCCAGTAAATATTTATGGTGCGAGTAAGTTAGCTGGAGAAAAAGCCATTACTCAAGTAAATGCTAAACATTACATTTTTAGAATCTCATGGCTCTATGCACCATATGGTAAGAACTTTTTTAATTGGATTGCAGAAACTGATTTGGAAGAGTTAAGCATAGTAAACACACAAACCGGTTCTCCTACCAGCGCACTAGATGTAGCAGATTTTATGAACCACTTGATTCATAATGACCCTAAAAACTATGGAACCTATCACTTCACCAATCAAGGAGAAATGACGTGGTACGCTTTCGCGAAAGCGATAAATCAAAAATTAGATTTAAATAAAACGATCAATCCAGTTGCCACTTTTAAAACCGCTGCAAAACGACCTACTTACAGTGCGATGGATTGTAAAAAAACAGAACAGGTTTTCAATTATTTAACTCCATCTATTAGCGATGGATTAGATAGGGTAGTGGCTAGGTATAAGTCTTAA
- a CDS encoding GDP-L-fucose synthase family protein, whose product MNKDSKIYVAGHRGLVGSAIVSELKKLGYTNFVLKTHKELDLTNQQATADFFVTEKPEFVFLAAASVGGIVANNTYRADFIYKNLMIQNNVIHHSYLNGVKKLLFLGSTCIYPKMAPQPMPEDSLLTGPLEYTNEPYAVAKIAGIKMCESYNLQYGTNFISVMPTNLYGPNDNFDLEKSHVLPALIRKMHLGKLLMDGNEQALMDDLGVDDIAFAKAELQKHGITENGIALWGTGSPKREFLWSHDMAKACVYLMENKDFADVKGSEKDIRNTHLNIGTGEDIAIKDLAELIKKTVGYEGKLDWDATKPDGTPRKLTDVSKLHELGWKHEVNLEKGVEMMYEAYMK is encoded by the coding sequence ATGAATAAAGATTCAAAAATATACGTCGCAGGACATCGTGGTCTTGTAGGAAGCGCCATCGTTAGTGAGTTAAAAAAATTAGGTTACACAAATTTTGTTCTTAAAACTCACAAAGAGCTAGACCTTACAAATCAACAAGCCACAGCAGACTTTTTTGTAACTGAAAAACCAGAATTCGTCTTTCTTGCAGCGGCGAGTGTAGGTGGTATCGTAGCAAACAACACTTACAGGGCAGATTTTATCTATAAAAATCTCATGATTCAAAATAACGTGATCCATCACAGTTATTTGAATGGTGTGAAAAAGTTATTGTTTCTAGGAAGTACCTGTATCTATCCCAAAATGGCACCACAACCTATGCCAGAGGACAGTTTACTCACCGGTCCACTAGAATATACTAATGAACCTTATGCGGTAGCAAAAATCGCTGGGATCAAAATGTGTGAGAGCTATAACTTGCAATATGGCACCAATTTTATCTCTGTAATGCCTACTAATTTATATGGTCCTAACGATAATTTTGATTTAGAGAAATCACATGTACTGCCAGCGCTAATTCGTAAAATGCACCTAGGTAAATTATTAATGGATGGTAATGAGCAGGCATTAATGGATGATTTAGGTGTTGATGATATCGCTTTCGCGAAAGCAGAATTACAAAAACACGGTATCACAGAAAATGGCATCGCTTTATGGGGAACTGGCTCACCAAAGCGAGAGTTTCTATGGTCACATGACATGGCAAAAGCCTGTGTGTACTTGATGGAAAACAAAGACTTTGCTGATGTAAAAGGAAGCGAAAAAGACATAAGAAATACACACCTCAATATAGGAACCGGAGAAGATATCGCTATAAAAGACCTCGCAGAACTGATTAAAAAAACGGTAGGTTATGAAGGAAAGCTAGATTGGGATGCTACAAAACCTGACGGCACACCACGTAAGCTTACAGATGTGTCAAAACTGCATGAATTAGGTTGGAAACACGAGGTAAATCTAGAAAAAGGTGTGGAGATGATGTATGAAGCTTATATGAAATAA
- a CDS encoding MBOAT family O-acyltransferase, with translation MSWNVKYALLMLLSTVITYLSGILISKVNQSELSEKLKIKRKKLWLTLSLVSNLGILIFFKYFNFLNSAVADFFSLIHVEWGFENIDVLLPVGISFYTFQALSYSLDVYFDRIKATHHFGKYALFVSFFPQLVAGPIERSSHLLPQLDKVISFDYSRIRSGLGLVVWGIFKKVVIANRLAVVVNQVYSDPGSYSGFETIIATIFFSFQIYTDFSAYTDIARGSARMLGYDLMKNFNQPYFATSIPDFWRRWHISLTTWFRDYLYIPLGGNRVSKWRWYVNIMIVFLVSGFWHGAAWSFIIWGLLHGIFQMIDLWTQKSRRKMNSFMKIKENSFDVLFFKRVWTFVLVSFAWIFFRAETFEKAMLVISNSMNLSFYQLLDGSMYELGLDSKDFTLAILLIIGLLTFWTIDKRYPIRTWLYGKHMATRYIVYLSTIFFILIFGYYGSEYNVDEFIYFQF, from the coding sequence ATGTCTTGGAATGTAAAATATGCGCTTTTGATGCTGCTTTCCACAGTAATTACTTATTTGAGCGGTATTTTAATCAGTAAAGTAAATCAAAGCGAGTTAAGTGAAAAGCTTAAAATAAAAAGGAAGAAGCTATGGCTTACCTTGAGTTTAGTCTCTAATTTAGGAATCCTTATTTTCTTTAAGTATTTTAATTTTTTGAATTCGGCAGTTGCTGATTTCTTTTCATTAATTCATGTAGAATGGGGCTTTGAAAATATTGATGTTTTATTACCTGTAGGTATTTCTTTCTACACTTTTCAGGCTTTAAGTTACTCGTTAGATGTTTATTTTGATAGAATAAAAGCCACGCATCATTTTGGGAAGTATGCATTATTTGTTTCATTTTTCCCTCAATTAGTCGCAGGTCCTATTGAGCGGTCTTCTCATTTGTTACCTCAACTTGATAAGGTAATTAGCTTTGATTATAGTAGAATTAGAAGTGGTTTAGGACTTGTGGTATGGGGAATCTTTAAGAAGGTTGTTATTGCAAATAGGCTTGCTGTAGTTGTAAATCAGGTATATAGCGATCCAGGTTCTTATAGTGGTTTTGAGACCATTATTGCAACTATATTTTTCTCATTCCAGATTTACACAGACTTCTCTGCATACACAGATATTGCACGTGGTAGTGCTAGAATGCTCGGTTATGATTTAATGAAAAACTTTAATCAGCCTTATTTTGCGACATCAATTCCCGATTTTTGGCGTAGATGGCATATTTCTTTAACTACTTGGTTTAGAGATTATTTATATATACCATTAGGTGGAAATCGAGTTAGTAAATGGCGATGGTATGTAAATATTATGATCGTTTTCTTGGTGAGTGGCTTCTGGCATGGAGCAGCTTGGAGTTTTATAATTTGGGGATTACTACACGGGATTTTTCAAATGATAGACTTGTGGACTCAGAAATCAAGACGAAAAATGAATTCGTTTATGAAAATTAAAGAGAATTCATTTGATGTTTTATTTTTTAAAAGAGTTTGGACCTTTGTTTTAGTAAGCTTTGCTTGGATCTTTTTTAGAGCAGAAACATTTGAAAAAGCGATGCTAGTAATAAGCAACAGTATGAACCTATCTTTTTATCAATTACTTGATGGCTCAATGTATGAGCTAGGCCTGGATTCCAAAGATTTTACACTTGCAATCTTACTTATCATAGGATTACTGACTTTCTGGACTATTGATAAAAGGTACCCTATTAGAACGTGGTTATATGGAAAGCACATGGCTACACGATATATCGTTTACTTATCTACTATTTTCTTTATTTTAATTTTTGGATATTACGGTTCAGAGTATAATGTAGATGAATTTATATACTTTCAATTTTAA
- the gmd gene encoding GDP-mannose 4,6-dehydratase, with product MSEKNHKVALITGVTGQDGAYLSEFLLKKGYEVHGIKRRASLFNTDRIDHLYQDPHETDVKFKLHYGDLTDTTNLTRIIKETQPDEIYNLAAMSHVQVSFEMPEYTANADGIGALRILESVRLLGMEKKTKVYQASTSELYGKVQEIPQSETTPFYPRSPYAVAKMYAYWATVNYREAYGMFACNGILFNHESPVRGETFVTRKITRATSKIVKGLQDKVYLGNLDAKRDWGHAKDYVRMMWMILQHDEPEDWVIATGTTTSVRDFVRMAFQYVGIELEFNGEGVDEKGTVKSCSNPDYQLEIGKEVVAVDPRYFRPTEVDLLIGDPTKAKEKLGWVPEIALQELVNDMMKSDLHLMSREEYLKSGGYRINNYFE from the coding sequence ATGTCTGAAAAGAATCATAAAGTAGCATTAATCACTGGTGTAACCGGTCAAGATGGTGCTTATTTAAGTGAGTTTTTATTAAAAAAAGGATATGAAGTACACGGTATCAAGCGCCGTGCTTCATTGTTTAATACAGATCGTATTGATCATTTATATCAAGATCCACATGAGACTGATGTAAAGTTCAAATTACATTATGGCGATCTTACAGATACCACTAACCTCACTAGAATCATCAAGGAAACTCAGCCAGACGAGATTTATAACCTCGCAGCGATGTCACACGTTCAAGTTTCTTTTGAAATGCCAGAATACACCGCAAATGCAGATGGTATAGGTGCGCTACGTATTCTAGAATCTGTACGCTTGCTAGGAATGGAAAAGAAGACTAAAGTCTATCAAGCTTCTACATCAGAATTGTATGGTAAGGTGCAAGAGATTCCACAATCAGAAACCACACCATTCTATCCACGCAGTCCTTATGCTGTCGCAAAAATGTACGCTTACTGGGCAACAGTAAATTACCGTGAAGCTTATGGCATGTTTGCTTGTAATGGGATTCTTTTCAACCATGAATCTCCAGTACGTGGTGAAACATTTGTGACTCGTAAAATAACACGTGCGACGTCCAAAATCGTAAAAGGTCTCCAGGATAAAGTGTATTTAGGTAACCTAGATGCTAAAAGAGATTGGGGACATGCTAAAGATTATGTGCGCATGATGTGGATGATCCTACAACACGATGAGCCAGAAGATTGGGTTATCGCTACAGGAACGACGACTAGCGTGCGTGACTTTGTACGTATGGCTTTTCAGTACGTAGGTATAGAACTAGAATTTAATGGTGAAGGCGTGGATGAGAAAGGAACCGTAAAGTCGTGCTCAAATCCAGATTATCAACTAGAAATAGGTAAAGAAGTAGTAGCGGTAGATCCTCGATATTTCCGTCCTACAGAGGTGGATTTATTAATTGGTGACCCTACTAAAGCCAAAGAAAAACTAGGTTGGGTTCCAGAGATCGCACTTCAAGAACTCGTTAATGACATGATGAAAAGTGATTTACATCTCATGTCAAGAGAAGAATATTTAAAAAGTGGTGGTTATAGAATTAACAACTACTTTGAATAA
- the rfbC gene encoding dTDP-4-dehydrorhamnose 3,5-epimerase, which translates to MIVKETPLKDCYIIEPPVFGDDRGYFSIRHDKYAFAKAFPNHPPFVLHNESFSSYGVLRGLHLQKGDAAQAKLVRCVQGKILDVAVDYRPDSPSFLKHFTIELSGDNHKQLLVPRGFLHGFSVLSDIAIVNYQVDNTYQPETEFGIRYDDPTLNIDWQLPDSAVLLSEKDEKLDFLKL; encoded by the coding sequence ATGATTGTAAAAGAAACTCCGTTAAAAGACTGCTATATCATCGAGCCACCTGTTTTCGGTGATGATCGCGGTTATTTCAGTATTAGACACGATAAATACGCTTTCGCAAAAGCGTTTCCTAACCATCCACCATTTGTATTACATAACGAGTCCTTTTCAAGCTATGGAGTGCTACGTGGTTTACATCTACAAAAAGGAGATGCTGCTCAAGCAAAGCTAGTGCGTTGCGTACAAGGTAAAATTCTTGATGTAGCAGTAGATTACAGACCAGATTCTCCATCCTTTTTAAAACATTTCACCATTGAATTAAGTGGTGATAATCATAAACAACTTTTAGTTCCTAGAGGATTCCTGCATGGCTTTTCTGTCCTTTCAGATATAGCAATCGTTAATTATCAAGTAGATAACACTTACCAACCAGAGACTGAATTTGGGATACGATATGACGACCCAACGTTAAATATAGATTGGCAATTACCAGATAGTGCTGTTTTACTATCTGAAAAAGATGAAAAATTAGATTTTTTAAAATTATAA